Proteins from one Plasmodium gaboni strain SY75 chromosome 4, whole genome shotgun sequence genomic window:
- a CDS encoding putative membrane protein (conserved Plasmodium membrane protein, unknown function), whose product MKYISILIVFFQLYFLLYFNVTSCFQLKRNTPFYVYNRNIISCIKKNERTEKVLKLEKSVNGGKCVKSLNINKNEIYKDIESYLKNDASISSNKNKNNDINNLNDITFTNFVSISNDWNNIVIEDGNNKDIRKLTDFLFEEYKRAYVYIDEKARNINNIVNSEKIKSLLDKFGSVVIDGMNIDEFYKHIEMCFLLLKNCKDKYISFSFVKNEIINIVNEIIKHSQKFLLDEQICKKMKDDFMNMHNLIKEIKKNDIIKINIKNFLSVINSNTVLNNNNIFYFLTEIFSSLNFLMKDNPQLIYEYDYVINPNFFFLCIFSLYSYNLSKTRFYYFLLLVHNHFDLKDSIAKYDDNSNYNRYKNSIINIIFEREKKEYESIKEIIVQSDNSRNVQNTNETLDDKNINIEQKKNKTNEDSVSFIDNNNNNKNTEEATKKISNGLLFKELYDNILIKILLFYIFFYFGDHYFCIILLLNFKYIMKEENEHDDNIKKTINYFFFLLLDNLYHIRDYSKIILLLSLYKNKFNTFNDKHLNDVEKIFNSVINNINDEECSVDMSKLLLEIKECIKNIQNERKCDRQENVMDSAENKNMDDDHFCLINKNEIISKEEIKSENVKAYNSDVKEDMERCVKDLKNDDNNLIKESQHMNEKFNSYLFHLLKNKKYDKIEQLEKRDNLYVNNKTYSLFIQSFLGNHKYDKVHKVYKKMKQKKNIPIKYLNAKHLIHSFKNCDIDKGDVLNELQLINKIYLNLYFSKDSYFVLTKTLLYKHMCDYLKKKCEMKIIIDIFNINELLKYFIKFKSFINIKKLYFILLRYSYIKTYKTYLILIRFFNNLNYENNNENIESDIVDKKNKENSNQENVQDVQNGQNDNNVKIGNSIKCALEKNNEIYNDIINLRKKKLYEYIYPLEYSKMDVDFYNKIYDLSKKDKYDMSLIVLSNFITEYILSDYASDDIVENEYDNIENILNIFFESINLFFYKQDYKITLNIYFFLLLFLNNYVTRYIRNDIKYSTFLKKNMLNFFLSGNYEVLKNNKDLIYEYIPNFILNIISLCIKHLKNIHTMKEVSTVNCLAYNSYDVNKNMDTAVNYKNIMYIFFLLKNNLYLHDENMEMDIYDKQTIKKKIKNSSHNKNNSKKLNCLYKDVIEKNYKEDNNMGETNLLNNVSNSIANVFVKLKYTIGSDKKPEHSLKDFLFNRLKMLVSNTPIEGGVQKPDSIINILKDIFFSYSNIIYLNSNDFVYIYEKLSTIYDNVLSVLSIIVFNENKNFKENNTESLKHIQQPLQTNNEINIHNFITMFVSMNKNYFKDLLNQKVVQDILRKYGNFIQMCIYFDLKKKKVDNIINLLELSRKCNIPISTETLIDVFNLYFEKKMNNLIFKEFEMFSLSKETKNFELYYIVMKTAFFEENVRIALKVFSIVLNIFNLKIIPLNFFECILLILKKKGKYNVLYEHIDKLHRQLINYEKNKNFHNIENLSVEIRKLLEKYKKEKQF is encoded by the coding sequence atgaaatatatttccattttaattgttttttttcaattatattttttattgtaCTTCAATGTAACATCATGTTTTCAATTAAAAAGGAATACACCcttttatgtttataatagaaatattatatcatgtataaaaaaaaatgagaGAACAGAAAAGGTACtaaaattagaaaaatCCGTTAACGGTGGAAAATGTGTAAAAAgtttaaatattaataaaaatgaaatatataaagatatagAAAGTTATTTAAAGAACGATGCTTCCATATCCTccaataaaaataaaaataatgacataaataatttaaatgatattaCATTTACGAATTTTGTTTCAATTTCAAATGACTGGaataatattgttattgAAGATGGgaataataaagatattaGAAAATTAACAGACTTTTTATttgaagaatataaaagaGCATATGTTTATATTGATGAAAAAGCAAGAAACATAAACAATATTGTGAATTcggaaaaaataaaatcattGCTTGATAAATTTGGTTCAGTAGTTATTGATGGCATGAATATTGATGaattttataaacatatagAAATGTGTTTTCtcttattaaaaaattgtaaAGATAAGTACATATCATTTAGTTTTgttaaaaatgaaataataaatatagtaaatgaaattataaaacattCTCAAAAGTTTTTACTGGATGAACAAATTTGTAAGAAGATGAAAGATGATTTTATGAATATGCATAATTTgataaaagaaattaaaaaaaatgatattataaaaattaatattaaaaattttttgtCTGTAATAAACAGTAACACTGTcttaaataataataacatattttattttttaacagaaatattttcatcgttgaattttttaatgaaaGATAACCCACAATTAATTTATGAATACGATTATGTAATAAATcctaattttttttttctatgtattttttcattatattcCTATAATTTAAGCAAAACAcgtttttattattttttgttattagTTCATAATCACTTTGATTTAAAAGATAGTATTGCaaaatatgatgataattcAAATTACAACagatataaaaattctattattaatattatttttgaaagggaaaaaaaggaatatgAATCCattaaagaaataattgTACAAAGTGATAACAGTAGGAACGTGCAAAATACAAATGAAACGTtagatgataaaaatataaatatagaacAAAAGAAGAACAAAACAAATGAAGATTCTGTTTCGTttatagataataataataataataaaaatacagAAGAAGCGACGAAAAAAATATCGAATggtttattatttaaagaattatatgataacatattaataaagattttattattttatattttcttttattttgGAGATCATTATTTTTGCATAATACTTTTgttaaattttaaatacattatgaaagaagaaaatgaacatgatgataatataaagaaaactattaattattttttctttttattattagaCAACTTATATCACATAAGAGATTATTCTAAAATAATTTTACTTTTAagtttatataaaaataagttTAACACATTTAATGATAAACATTTAAATGATGtagaaaaaatttttaattcggttataaataatattaatgatgaAGAATGTTCAGTGGATATGTCTAAACTACTTTTGGAAATTAAAGaatgtattaaaaatatacaaaatgaaagaaaatGTGATCGTCAAGAAAATGTCATGGATTCTGctgaaaataaaaatatggatgatgatcatttttgtttaataaataagaatGAGATTATTTctaaagaagaaataaaaagtGAAAATGTAAAAGCATATAATTCAGATGTTAAAGAAGATATGGAAAGATGTGTAAAGGACTTAAAAAAcgatgataataatttaataaaagaatCACAACATATGAATGAGAAGTTTAATagttatttatttcatttattaaaaaataaaaaatatgacAAAATAGAACAATTAGAAAAAAGagataatttatatgtaaataacAAAACATATAGTTTATTTATCCAATCCTTTTTAGGTAATcataaatatgataaagTGCATAAagtttataaaaagatgaaacaaaaaaaaaatatacctataaaatatttaaatgcAAAACATTTAATACATAGTTTTAAAAACTGTGATATTGACAAAGGTGATGTATTAAATGAATTACAActaattaataaaatatatttaaatttatatttttcaaaagATTCCTATTTTGTGTTAACAAAAACGttgttatataaacatatgTGTGATTacttgaaaaaaaaatgtgaaatgaaaataattattgatatatttaatattaatgaacttttaaaatatttcataaaatttaaaagttttataaacataaaaaagttatatttcattttgttaagatattcttatataaaaacGTACAAAACTTATTTAATATTGATAAgattttttaataatttgaattatgaaaataataacgAAAATATTGAAAGTGATATTGTAGATAAGAAAAACAAAGAAAATTCAAATCAAGAAAATGTTCAAGATGTTCAAAATGGGcaaaatgataataatgtaaaaataGGAAATTCTATAAAATGTGCTTTAGAAAAGAATAATGAAatttataatgatataataaatttaaggaaaaaaaaactataTGAATACATATATCCACTTGAATATTCAAAAATGGATGTAGATTTCtataacaaaatatatgaCCTTTCAAAGAAGGATAAATATGATATGAGTTTAATTGTTTTGAGTAATTTCATTActgaatatatattatcagATTATGCATCAGATGATATAGTTGAAAAtgaatatgataatatagagaatatattaaatatatttttcgaatctataaatttgtttttttataaacaagattataaaataaccttaaatatttatttctttttacttttatttttaaataattatgtaaCAAGATATATAAGGAATGATATTAAATATTctacatttttaaaaaaaaatatgttaaatttttttttatctgGTAATTATGaagtattaaaaaataataaggatttaatatatgaatatataccaaattttattttgaatatcATATCTTTGTGtataaaacatttaaaaaatattcacACCATGAAAGAAGTTTCTACAGTTAATTGTTTAGCATATAATTCTTATGATgtgaataaaaatatggataCTGCAgtaaattataaaaatattatgtatatattttttcttttaaaaaataatttatatttacatgATGAGAATATGGAAATggatatatatgataaacagactataaaaaaaaagattaaaaatagttcacataataaaaacaattcaaagaaattaaattgtttatataaagatgtaattgaaaaaaattataaggaagataataatatgggAGAAACCAACCTTTTAAATAATGTTTCAAATAGTATAGCTAATGTATTTGTTAAATTAAAGTATACCATTGGATCTGATAAAAAACCTGAACATTCTTTAAAAGATTTTTTATTCAACAGATTAAAAATGCTTGTAAGTAATACACCAATAGAAGGCGGAGTACAAAAACCTGATTCTATAATCAATATATTGAAAGACATTTTTTTCAGTTatagtaatataatatatttaaattcaaatgattttgtttatatttatgaaaaattaagTACAATATATGATAATGTATTATCAGTTTTGAGTATCATTGTTTTcaatgaaaataaaaactttaaagaaaataatacaGAATCCTTAAAACATATTCAACAACCGTTACAAacaaataatgaaataaatattcataattttattaCTATGTTTGTATCaatgaataaaaattattttaaagaTTTATTGAATCAAAAAGTTGTACAGGATattttaagaaaatatggaaattttatacaaatgtgtatatattttgatttaaagaaaaaaaaggtagacaatataataaatttatt